A genomic region of Gemmata massiliana contains the following coding sequences:
- a CDS encoding ArnT family glycosyltransferase has protein sequence MSGRYRDYAVLVTVAAALTLPNLGATSLWDVDEGVNAEAAREMRENDTWVIPTFNYQLRTAKPVMLYWLQRASYSVFGVSEWSARLPSVLAVWLTALLVYELARRMFDRSTGVLAGVVLLSALEVCVLAHAATPDATLLLFTVLTYSLFWTRHEGNSRRWWTATAAACGLAVLTKGPVGVALPGLVILLYFAWNRELGRLLDRKFFWAALVFLLVAGPWYGLVTAETRGAWAQAFFGRENLQRFATPMENHRGPFFYHAAALLVLFAPWSVFLLGALWYSVKAARRVEPTPLPPVPEGKGVLARDNSGAEHVPVGRGSFVTPFPSGRGDGGVGSPRPFRFLICWFAAYLVFFSAAATKLPNYVLPVYPALAILTARFLTRWQTGELALPKWLMPLAVGALVFTAIVVGGGMLIAGDEVKVLPAGTRVFPGLGPWAVVGLVPLTAAGAMAWALRANDRARFVRVMALGAIAFTGLTAAFPAQKVDVYKAPRELVRASGVDDPTREMRLAHIDWFQPSVVFYAHREVTDLKSVEQAAEFLAVPTPGYLFVPVKTWEQFVEPKVAVPTRIVARRYDFYRNSEIIVVTNEVTVTAGRRAVE, from the coding sequence ATGTCCGGGCGATACCGAGATTACGCCGTTCTTGTGACCGTGGCCGCAGCACTGACGCTGCCGAACCTCGGTGCGACGAGCTTGTGGGACGTGGACGAGGGGGTGAACGCCGAAGCCGCCCGCGAGATGCGCGAGAACGACACGTGGGTGATCCCGACGTTCAACTACCAGTTGCGCACCGCGAAACCGGTGATGCTGTACTGGCTCCAGCGCGCCAGTTACTCCGTGTTCGGCGTGAGCGAGTGGTCCGCGCGGCTGCCGTCGGTCCTGGCGGTGTGGCTCACCGCACTGCTCGTGTACGAACTGGCGCGCCGGATGTTCGACCGGTCGACGGGTGTGCTCGCGGGGGTCGTACTGCTTTCCGCGCTGGAGGTCTGTGTCCTCGCACACGCCGCCACGCCCGACGCGACCCTGCTCCTGTTCACCGTTCTCACGTATTCCCTGTTCTGGACGCGACACGAAGGAAATTCGCGCCGGTGGTGGACCGCGACGGCCGCCGCGTGCGGGCTGGCGGTGCTCACGAAGGGGCCGGTCGGGGTCGCGCTACCGGGCTTGGTGATCCTCCTCTACTTCGCGTGGAACCGCGAACTCGGCCGGTTACTGGATCGCAAGTTCTTTTGGGCCGCACTGGTGTTCCTGCTCGTCGCCGGGCCGTGGTACGGACTCGTCACGGCCGAAACGCGGGGCGCGTGGGCACAAGCGTTCTTCGGGCGCGAGAACCTTCAGCGATTCGCGACCCCAATGGAGAACCACCGCGGGCCGTTCTTCTACCACGCGGCCGCGCTCCTGGTGCTGTTCGCCCCGTGGAGCGTGTTCCTGCTCGGCGCCCTATGGTACAGCGTGAAGGCGGCTAGACGGGTAGAACCTACCCCCCTGCCCCCCGTCCCTGAAGGGAAGGGGGTACTGGCGCGCGATAACTCCGGGGCTGAGCACGTACCTGTTGGACGTGGAAGTTTTGTCACCCCCTTCCCTTCAGGCAGGGGGGACGGGGGGGTAGGTTCCCCTCGCCCCTTCCGCTTTTTGATCTGCTGGTTCGCGGCGTACCTCGTGTTCTTCTCGGCCGCGGCGACCAAGTTGCCGAACTACGTGCTTCCGGTGTACCCGGCACTCGCGATCCTCACGGCCCGGTTCCTGACGCGCTGGCAGACCGGCGAACTTGCCCTCCCCAAGTGGCTGATGCCGTTGGCGGTCGGCGCACTCGTGTTCACGGCGATTGTGGTCGGCGGCGGGATGCTCATTGCGGGCGACGAGGTGAAGGTGCTCCCTGCGGGGACGCGGGTGTTCCCGGGCCTGGGACCGTGGGCCGTCGTCGGGTTGGTTCCCCTGACAGCGGCGGGCGCGATGGCGTGGGCGCTTCGAGCAAACGACCGGGCGCGGTTCGTGCGCGTGATGGCACTCGGCGCGATCGCGTTCACCGGGCTAACTGCCGCGTTCCCGGCGCAGAAGGTCGACGTTTACAAGGCGCCGCGCGAGTTGGTGCGAGCGAGCGGGGTCGATGACCCCACACGTGAAATGCGCCTCGCGCACATCGACTGGTTTCAGCCGAGCGTGGTGTTTTACGCGCACCGTGAAGTGACAGATTTGAAGTCGGTCGAGCAGGCCGCGGAGTTCCTTGCGGTACCGACACCGGGGTACTTGTTCGTTCCCGTGAAGACGTGGGAACAGTTCGTGGAGCCGAAGGTCGCGGTGCCCACCAGGATCGTCGCCCGGCGCTACGACTTCTATCGGAACAGCGAGATCATCGTCGTCACCAATGAGGTAACCGTGACCGCGGGGCGCAGAGCCGTTGAATAG
- a CDS encoding glucose-1-phosphate adenylyltransferase translates to MRSVLALILGGGRGTRLFPLTKARSKPAVPVAGKYRLIDIPISNCINSELHSIYVLTQFLSVSLHRHIANTYKFDMFSKGFVEVLAAQQTNESADWYQGTADAVRQNISYIEREDPDEVLILSGDQLYRMDFRHLFETHRSTRADITIAAIPVPEKDTAGFGLLSMDAQSRVTGFVEKPKTPEERQPYYTSADWIERRGIECRGRHYLANMGIYMFKTSVLLELLTAKPLATDFGKEVFPRNYKTKNISAHLFDGYWEDLGTIKSYHEASLALASSTPPFDFFSADGVIYTRMRNLPASRINGATLEQSVVADGCVIGADTRIERSLIGVRSRIGTGCTIRDTIIIGSDKFETDAQRAANRKVGRPDLNIGDNVVIESAILDKDCRIGRGARLCNRDNKLEADGPNGSYHIRDGIICVPRGAVIPEGAVV, encoded by the coding sequence ATGCGATCCGTCCTGGCGCTCATTCTGGGCGGGGGCCGCGGCACCCGGCTGTTCCCGCTCACAAAAGCCCGCTCCAAACCCGCGGTCCCGGTTGCGGGCAAGTACCGGCTCATCGATATTCCGATCTCCAACTGCATTAACAGTGAACTTCACAGCATTTACGTGCTCACGCAGTTCCTCAGCGTGAGTTTGCACCGGCACATTGCCAATACCTACAAGTTCGACATGTTCAGCAAGGGGTTCGTCGAGGTGCTGGCCGCCCAGCAGACGAACGAGAGCGCCGACTGGTACCAGGGAACCGCCGACGCGGTGCGGCAAAACATCTCGTACATCGAGCGCGAAGACCCCGACGAGGTGTTGATCCTCTCCGGCGACCAGCTCTACCGCATGGACTTCCGCCACCTGTTCGAGACGCACCGTTCGACCCGGGCCGACATCACGATCGCCGCGATCCCCGTGCCGGAAAAGGACACGGCCGGGTTCGGCCTCCTGAGCATGGACGCGCAGAGCCGCGTGACGGGATTCGTGGAGAAGCCCAAGACGCCCGAGGAACGGCAGCCGTACTACACCTCGGCCGACTGGATCGAGCGGCGCGGGATCGAGTGCAGGGGCCGCCATTACCTCGCGAACATGGGCATTTACATGTTCAAGACGAGCGTGCTCCTCGAACTGTTGACCGCCAAGCCGCTCGCGACCGACTTCGGCAAAGAAGTGTTCCCGCGGAACTACAAGACCAAGAACATCAGCGCGCACCTGTTCGACGGGTACTGGGAAGACCTCGGTACCATCAAGAGCTACCACGAAGCGAGCCTGGCGCTCGCCAGTTCGACCCCGCCGTTCGACTTCTTCTCGGCCGACGGGGTCATCTACACCCGCATGCGGAACCTGCCGGCCAGCCGGATCAACGGCGCCACGCTGGAACAGAGCGTGGTGGCCGACGGGTGCGTGATCGGCGCGGACACGCGGATCGAGCGGAGCCTGATTGGGGTCCGGAGCCGCATCGGGACGGGCTGCACGATCCGCGACACGATCATCATCGGGTCGGACAAGTTCGAGACCGACGCTCAGCGAGCGGCGAACCGCAAGGTCGGGCGCCCGGACCTGAACATCGGTGACAATGTGGTGATCGAGAGCGCCATTCTCGACAAGGACTGCCGCATCGGGCGCGGCGCGCGACTCTGTAACCGAGACAACAAGCTCGAAGCGGACGGCCCGAACGGGTCGTACCACATTCGCGACGGCATCATCTGCGTCCCGCGCGGCGCCGTCATCCCCGAGGGGGCTGTGGTCTGA
- a CDS encoding tetratricopeptide repeat protein, whose translation MMRFFVVACAVLGLSELAPVRAQFVIGAIHGPGYSFGGGYSYRSGFGFSFGGSHGRASGFGGGFVSRAVFYPPLAPIVPLGPVGFGGPAYWNSWGYAPPTIIVTPPPVIIGGNFDTPDPDAAANNVPPPRNDAVVFPRGAKETDFIVISPKKGTTVPEAPRVPPPPLPPPVGAFDPFKPVTKVAVEQPEADPKKEAARLVKLARAAFALGDYGRAAEHFERAITADPSDARTYFLHAQARFATGQFAEAVTQIRDGLTRDTKWPTAAFAPAEMYDGRADRFTAHLAALKKAVADNPGQATLEFLLGYELWFSGEKAEAEKLFRAAEKRLAAPGPISLFK comes from the coding sequence ATGATGCGGTTCTTCGTTGTCGCTTGCGCAGTGTTGGGGTTGTCCGAACTGGCGCCGGTTCGAGCGCAGTTCGTAATTGGCGCAATACACGGCCCGGGTTACAGCTTCGGTGGCGGGTACTCGTACCGGAGCGGGTTCGGGTTCTCGTTCGGCGGGTCGCACGGTCGCGCGAGCGGCTTCGGCGGAGGGTTTGTGTCGCGGGCCGTGTTCTACCCGCCACTCGCCCCGATCGTGCCTCTCGGTCCCGTTGGGTTCGGTGGGCCGGCGTACTGGAACAGTTGGGGCTACGCCCCCCCAACCATAATCGTCACCCCGCCACCCGTCATTATTGGCGGAAACTTCGACACACCCGATCCGGACGCAGCGGCCAATAACGTTCCTCCGCCACGTAACGACGCGGTCGTGTTCCCGCGCGGGGCGAAAGAAACCGATTTCATCGTGATCTCGCCCAAGAAGGGAACTACAGTCCCCGAAGCCCCCCGTGTCCCCCCCCCCCCGCTGCCACCGCCGGTGGGCGCGTTCGATCCATTCAAGCCGGTCACGAAAGTGGCCGTCGAGCAACCCGAAGCTGACCCGAAAAAAGAAGCGGCCCGGCTCGTGAAACTCGCGCGAGCGGCGTTCGCTCTGGGCGACTACGGGCGAGCTGCGGAACACTTCGAGCGCGCGATCACGGCGGACCCAAGCGATGCACGGACGTACTTCCTGCACGCGCAAGCCCGGTTCGCAACCGGCCAGTTCGCAGAAGCCGTGACCCAAATCCGCGACGGACTGACCCGTGACACAAAGTGGCCGACTGCCGCGTTCGCCCCTGCGGAAATGTACGACGGTCGCGCGGACCGCTTTACAGCGCACCTCGCCGCATTGAAGAAGGCGGTCGCAGACAACCCCGGACAGGCGACACTCGAATTCCTGCTCGGCTACGAGTTGTGGTTTAGCGGGGAAAAGGCAGAAGCGGAGAAATTGTTCCGCGCGGCCGAGAAGCGCCTCGCCGCACCAGGACCGATTTCGCTGTTCAAGTGA
- a CDS encoding Uma2 family endonuclease → MSVAVLPAHRSLATKSQLLTENWLRNVFSPDLYTVLGREAKAGVPDDHTPDIAVVRAHPKTDAERGPILVVEFEDADTAYDVADQAGRNAAAGVPDYWVLDVVARKLTIFRVPQPDPDAPHGFSYKQTRVCSPNALVAPLMAELHLAQLIDLLP, encoded by the coding sequence ATGTCCGTCGCCGTCTTGCCCGCGCACCGTTCGCTCGCGACCAAGTCACAACTCCTGACCGAAAACTGGCTGCGTAACGTTTTTTCGCCCGATCTGTACACCGTCCTCGGGCGCGAGGCGAAAGCGGGTGTGCCCGACGATCACACGCCCGACATTGCGGTCGTGCGTGCTCACCCGAAGACCGACGCCGAACGCGGGCCGATTCTCGTGGTCGAGTTCGAGGACGCCGATACCGCTTACGACGTTGCGGACCAAGCCGGCCGGAACGCGGCCGCGGGAGTGCCCGACTACTGGGTGCTCGATGTAGTAGCCCGCAAGCTCACAATTTTCCGCGTTCCCCAACCGGACCCGGACGCGCCGCACGGGTTCTCCTACAAACAGACACGGGTCTGCTCGCCGAACGCGCTGGTCGCGCCACTCATGGCCGAACTGCACCTCGCGCAATTGATCGACCTGTTGCCGTAA
- a CDS encoding hybrid sensor histidine kinase/response regulator: MTPNTVPDEFRRLLDSTSDPIVIADEAGGIAFVNTRAERQFGYARAELLGQSAEVLVPEWFQIEDRADFGPKGPRPLFGRRKDGTEFPARVTRGPVRLDGRFVFAVVTDTSARTSPEPASHGGEELFRGIFEHAGVPTALTDTENRFVRVNAAFARMFGYFQADMVGMSAAELIHPDDLHEALTTGKILLAGGRQQVQTETRYRHRSGHIVWGLTSVSLVRGPSGRAPVYLNQIQDVTAQKLVEGEARLSAARSRAFFSAAAVGMVEVAADARVLWANDAFCQMIGYSLAELNEMPGTEVLFPEDRAGVLAQYGEVAAGRVRSYEADRRYRRKDGSVLRARVSVVAQTGTEGPARVAIVVTETERKDGDAPVPPAQKAESVEQRIGGLAHDLNNLLTVINGYAEMLADRIQNTDPTYQLAQGAASACQRAANLTRQLLASSRRAAVAPKLLDLNETVLQSTQLLRHLLGPGVEVSTNLAGSPSSVKADPAQVEQLILNLAINAKDAMPRGGQLAIETRCVQLRDEDRGTHADLAPGEYVQLTVSDTGAGMTDEVKARAFEPFFTTKEVGKGTGLGLSVVHGVVKQCGGWVSVESELGVGTAFKILLPAVAPVTGSVRLVSRPTGAVLLVENESETRELARLVLEGQGYRVLEAVSGADALRIAQEHTGPIELLVTDVALPEMSGRAVADILRGRHPAIKVLYVAGTADDLAARRSAIGADALLQKPFTPLSLAHKVRTVLGSSA, from the coding sequence ATGACGCCCAACACTGTCCCGGACGAATTCCGCCGACTGCTCGACTCCACCTCCGACCCAATTGTTATTGCGGACGAGGCGGGCGGGATCGCGTTCGTAAACACGCGCGCGGAACGGCAGTTCGGGTACGCGCGCGCCGAACTGCTCGGGCAGTCGGCCGAGGTTCTCGTTCCTGAGTGGTTCCAGATCGAGGACCGCGCGGACTTCGGCCCCAAGGGGCCGCGCCCTCTGTTCGGGCGCCGAAAGGACGGGACCGAGTTTCCGGCGCGCGTGACCCGCGGCCCGGTCCGGCTCGACGGGCGGTTCGTGTTCGCGGTCGTTACCGACACCTCGGCGCGCACGAGCCCTGAACCCGCTTCGCACGGCGGCGAGGAACTATTCCGGGGCATATTCGAGCACGCGGGCGTTCCCACCGCGCTCACCGACACCGAGAACCGCTTCGTCCGGGTGAATGCCGCGTTCGCCCGGATGTTCGGGTATTTTCAGGCCGATATGGTTGGGATGTCGGCGGCCGAGCTGATCCACCCGGACGACCTCCACGAGGCCCTCACTACGGGCAAGATTCTGCTCGCGGGCGGGCGCCAACAGGTCCAGACGGAGACTCGCTATCGGCACCGGAGCGGGCACATTGTTTGGGGGCTGACGAGCGTGTCGCTCGTTCGCGGTCCGAGCGGGCGCGCCCCCGTGTACCTCAATCAGATCCAGGACGTCACCGCCCAAAAATTAGTCGAAGGCGAGGCCCGGCTCAGCGCCGCACGGTCCCGCGCGTTCTTCTCGGCGGCCGCGGTGGGAATGGTCGAAGTAGCCGCCGACGCCCGTGTCCTCTGGGCCAACGATGCGTTCTGTCAGATGATCGGCTATTCGCTGGCGGAACTGAACGAGATGCCCGGGACCGAGGTGCTTTTTCCCGAGGACCGAGCCGGGGTCTTGGCCCAGTACGGCGAGGTCGCGGCGGGGCGGGTGCGCTCCTACGAGGCCGACCGGCGGTACCGGCGGAAGGACGGCTCGGTGCTCCGGGCGCGGGTCAGCGTCGTCGCACAGACGGGAACCGAGGGGCCGGCGCGCGTTGCCATCGTGGTCACCGAGACGGAGCGGAAAGACGGTGACGCTCCGGTTCCTCCCGCGCAGAAGGCGGAGTCGGTGGAACAGCGAATCGGTGGGCTCGCGCACGACCTCAACAACCTGTTGACGGTCATCAACGGGTACGCCGAGATGCTCGCGGACCGGATACAAAACACAGATCCGACCTACCAGCTCGCACAGGGGGCCGCGTCCGCGTGCCAGCGGGCCGCGAACCTGACGCGGCAGCTCTTGGCGTCCAGTCGTCGGGCAGCCGTCGCCCCGAAGCTCCTGGATTTGAACGAAACGGTGCTCCAATCGACTCAGCTCCTGCGCCACCTCCTCGGGCCGGGCGTGGAAGTGAGTACCAACTTGGCCGGTAGCCCGAGCAGCGTGAAAGCGGACCCGGCCCAAGTGGAGCAACTGATTCTGAATCTGGCCATCAACGCGAAAGACGCGATGCCCCGGGGCGGACAACTGGCGATCGAGACGCGCTGCGTCCAGTTGCGAGACGAGGACCGGGGCACCCACGCTGATCTCGCGCCGGGCGAGTACGTGCAGTTGACGGTGTCCGATACTGGTGCGGGAATGACGGACGAGGTGAAGGCCCGGGCGTTCGAGCCGTTCTTCACCACCAAGGAGGTCGGCAAGGGGACCGGGCTGGGGCTCTCGGTCGTTCACGGAGTCGTTAAACAGTGCGGCGGCTGGGTGAGCGTGGAGAGCGAGTTGGGTGTTGGGACCGCGTTCAAAATCCTGCTCCCAGCCGTGGCGCCCGTAACGGGTTCCGTTCGACTCGTGTCGCGCCCGACGGGGGCGGTCCTGCTCGTGGAGAACGAGAGTGAGACGCGGGAACTCGCCCGGCTCGTTTTAGAGGGGCAGGGGTACCGGGTACTTGAGGCCGTGAGCGGAGCAGACGCGCTGAGGATCGCGCAGGAGCACACGGGGCCGATCGAACTTCTGGTGACGGACGTGGCGCTGCCGGAAATGAGCGGGCGCGCGGTGGCCGATATCCTGCGCGGCCGGCACCCCGCGATCAAGGTGCTGTACGTCGCCGGAACCGCGGACGATCTCGCCGCTCGGCGAAGCGCGATCGGAGCGGATGCGCTGCTCCAAAAACCGTTCACCCCGCTCTCCCTGGCGCACAAGGTTCGGACCGTTCTCGGCAGTTCGGCTTGA
- a CDS encoding protein kinase domain-containing protein, which produces MTRPAQASLVVAESAQFRTARAEGIKEAWLVTGCPDAVAALEDNPDLAADRAVAMDLAYEEFCTREEAGETVDASAFCARFPFGASLRRLLAVHRFIDDHPDVLGGSVPQHWPEIGSDVGDFYVLRELGRGSFARVYLAAETTAGGRPVALKVSVASSQEADKLGPLSHPHLTPVLSSRLVDEWNVVAMPFVGTATLEDVLSTAWHANRAGLPGRGEVLLKAAACGQQPNDPSFFSCPAFSLSVGATYENAVVTVAAGVFGGVAYLHDRGIAHRDLKPSNVLLGPNGFPYLLDFNLASHTADPWRLVGTLPYMAPEQLVLMSGGRADQLPDGRPGDVFACGVLLFELLTGRHPFRDPDDLPTKFGREQAAAALLDAQRTGRPNLAALNPRVRRTVRTAIERCLAFDPQKRPTAAELVELFTRVCAPPRRRFLVPVLVGTGVLALVLSYALLRPLIAPVDSSGAVIPPQPLTPFEQAMKWYREKKYDLAAAGFEKIARTENDGRAYGYWSHCLSALRLPGAIEAADKAILLGYCEVPVYANRSYNHLQTGNLKQAKDDCDAALKLDPNLLTVRLTRAEVYLQMHLDLVSTGKRAAIPPEAVTDIDQVIAGASDLLDLPDTWMVAAQIHLLAAGGNKDPKVRGAALEELRKAISLGKGPDTIRRNRILQALERHPAYEEVLATPRGSVASPSQNSRLVLPTS; this is translated from the coding sequence ATGACGCGACCCGCTCAAGCGTCTCTCGTCGTCGCCGAGTCCGCGCAGTTCCGGACCGCCCGTGCCGAGGGGATCAAGGAAGCGTGGCTGGTTACGGGGTGCCCCGATGCCGTGGCCGCGCTGGAGGACAATCCGGACCTCGCCGCGGACCGCGCGGTCGCGATGGATCTCGCGTATGAGGAATTCTGCACCCGTGAGGAGGCGGGTGAAACTGTCGACGCGAGCGCATTTTGCGCTCGCTTCCCGTTCGGCGCGTCGTTGCGCCGGCTCCTCGCGGTTCACCGGTTCATCGACGACCACCCCGATGTACTCGGCGGTAGTGTTCCCCAACACTGGCCCGAGATCGGGAGTGATGTGGGCGACTTCTACGTGCTCCGCGAACTGGGACGTGGAAGTTTCGCGCGCGTCTACCTGGCCGCCGAAACAACGGCCGGGGGGCGACCTGTCGCTCTGAAAGTTTCGGTAGCCAGCAGTCAAGAGGCCGACAAGCTCGGACCGCTGTCTCACCCGCACCTCACCCCGGTACTGTCCTCTCGTTTGGTGGACGAGTGGAACGTCGTTGCTATGCCGTTCGTCGGGACGGCGACGCTGGAAGATGTACTCTCGACCGCGTGGCACGCTAACCGGGCTGGACTGCCAGGTAGGGGCGAGGTTCTGCTTAAAGCCGCCGCGTGCGGTCAACAACCAAACGACCCGTCGTTTTTCTCCTGCCCGGCGTTTTCCCTTAGTGTGGGAGCGACCTACGAAAACGCAGTCGTGACCGTCGCAGCCGGGGTGTTCGGCGGGGTCGCGTACCTGCACGATCGAGGCATCGCACACCGCGACCTCAAACCGTCGAACGTGTTGCTCGGCCCGAACGGGTTCCCGTACCTGTTGGACTTCAACCTCGCGTCCCACACCGCCGATCCGTGGCGCCTCGTCGGGACGCTCCCGTACATGGCCCCGGAGCAGCTCGTGCTGATGAGCGGAGGGCGCGCGGACCAACTCCCAGACGGGCGCCCCGGCGACGTGTTTGCGTGCGGGGTGCTCCTCTTCGAGTTGTTGACCGGGCGGCACCCGTTCCGCGATCCGGACGATCTTCCCACTAAGTTCGGGCGCGAACAAGCGGCCGCAGCCTTGCTCGACGCCCAGCGGACGGGGCGCCCGAACCTAGCTGCTCTCAACCCACGGGTCCGGCGCACGGTCCGTACCGCGATCGAGCGCTGTTTGGCTTTCGACCCGCAGAAGCGCCCGACGGCGGCCGAATTGGTTGAGCTATTCACGCGGGTCTGCGCTCCCCCGCGCCGTCGGTTCCTTGTGCCCGTTCTCGTTGGCACGGGGGTCTTAGCGCTGGTTTTGAGCTACGCATTACTCCGACCTTTAATCGCCCCCGTGGACTCTTCTGGTGCTGTTATACCCCCTCAGCCACTTACTCCTTTTGAACAGGCAATGAAGTGGTATCGGGAAAAGAAATACGACCTAGCAGCGGCAGGGTTCGAGAAGATTGCTCGGACGGAAAATGACGGGCGGGCTTATGGTTACTGGTCTCACTGCCTGTCCGCGCTCCGACTTCCTGGTGCGATTGAGGCGGCGGATAAGGCGATCCTGTTGGGTTACTGTGAGGTCCCGGTGTACGCGAACCGGTCTTACAATCACTTACAAACAGGTAACCTGAAACAAGCGAAGGACGATTGCGACGCCGCGCTCAAGCTCGATCCGAATCTGCTCACGGTCCGACTCACGCGCGCCGAAGTTTATCTTCAGATGCACCTTGATCTGGTGAGTACCGGTAAGAGAGCGGCTATACCACCCGAAGCGGTCACGGACATTGATCAGGTGATCGCGGGCGCTTCGGATCTTCTGGACCTCCCGGACACTTGGATGGTCGCCGCGCAGATTCACCTTCTTGCAGCCGGTGGGAACAAAGATCCCAAGGTACGAGGCGCCGCGCTTGAGGAGCTGCGAAAGGCCATTTCTCTCGGTAAAGGCCCCGACACGATCCGGCGGAATCGGATATTACAAGCGCTTGAGAGGCACCCCGCTTACGAGGAGGTGCTGGCTACTCCCCGCGGTTCCGTTGCCTCACCTTCCCAGAATTCGCGCCTTGTGCTCCCTACATCCTGA
- a CDS encoding RNA polymerase sigma factor, with translation MSGNDDLLSLLEACRRRDPAATAELVRRYLPHVRAAVRRRLATGMRMRFDSQDFAQDVWLSFFRAAIDREDLRDEGGLVAYLSQMARLKVAEEYRHQTTQKVGLNRDVPVSQVSDPTGRDPTPSQMVVADDEWERLTAGLSDRERQMLQMLRDGHTHADTAAMFQLSEKTVQRLVRRLLSRGTSPGTPP, from the coding sequence ATGTCCGGAAACGACGACCTGCTGTCGCTATTGGAAGCGTGTCGGCGGCGCGACCCCGCTGCCACTGCGGAGCTGGTGCGCCGGTACCTGCCGCACGTTCGGGCGGCCGTTCGGCGCCGGCTGGCGACGGGCATGCGAATGCGGTTCGATTCCCAGGATTTTGCCCAGGACGTGTGGCTGTCGTTCTTCCGGGCCGCGATCGACCGCGAAGACCTCCGGGACGAGGGCGGGCTCGTCGCGTACCTGTCCCAGATGGCGCGACTCAAGGTGGCCGAGGAGTACCGGCACCAGACGACGCAGAAGGTCGGGCTCAACCGCGACGTCCCGGTGTCCCAGGTCAGCGACCCAACCGGCCGCGACCCCACTCCCAGCCAGATGGTCGTCGCCGACGACGAGTGGGAGCGGCTGACGGCGGGGCTCTCGGACCGCGAGCGGCAGATGCTCCAGATGTTGCGCGACGGGCACACTCACGCCGATACCGCGGCCATGTTTCAACTGTCCGAAAAGACCGTCCAGCGCCTCGTTCGGCGGCTCCTCTCTCGCGGCACCTCACCCGGGACGCCGCCATGA
- a CDS encoding reverse transcriptase domain-containing protein, producing the protein MWPIFTSLRRTLTGGRSGRTGDRPPVSSEADWAERFARLGLPPETLRNIIAADSLHPYFRYRRFHKPKRDGGRREIAEPSPRLKRLQREIITQYFATEQPHPAAVAYQRGKSTADHVWAHAGAEIVITADIRDFFPSTRADRVEMWWRERVDSETARLLTLLTTDCGELPQGAPTSPGLSNFLNTEMDAKLTRRATGACARYTRYCDDLAFSWPTGFGPPSDFERGVRATLHEFGYELHPKKGWHVHRRGDEPEVTGAVLTRSGGVRLPARIRQMMRALARRATSADTERLKGYRGYAAMIATRPRRRG; encoded by the coding sequence GTGTGGCCGATCTTCACCTCACTGCGGCGAACGCTCACGGGAGGGCGCTCCGGGCGAACGGGTGATCGCCCTCCCGTTTCTTCTGAGGCGGATTGGGCGGAGCGGTTCGCCCGGCTCGGTCTTCCGCCAGAGACGCTACGCAACATCATCGCGGCCGACTCGCTTCACCCATACTTCCGCTACCGGCGCTTCCACAAACCGAAACGAGACGGCGGCCGGCGCGAGATCGCCGAGCCGAGCCCGCGTCTCAAGCGCCTTCAGCGCGAGATCATCACTCAGTATTTCGCGACCGAACAACCGCACCCCGCGGCGGTCGCGTACCAGAGGGGTAAGTCCACCGCGGACCATGTGTGGGCACACGCCGGTGCGGAAATCGTAATCACTGCGGACATTCGGGACTTCTTCCCGAGCACGCGGGCTGATCGTGTCGAGATGTGGTGGCGCGAGCGCGTCGACAGCGAGACGGCCCGGTTGTTGACGCTACTCACGACTGATTGCGGAGAGCTTCCGCAAGGTGCGCCCACAAGCCCGGGGCTGAGTAACTTCCTCAACACCGAAATGGACGCGAAACTGACCCGACGTGCGACGGGCGCGTGCGCGCGATACACACGATACTGCGACGACTTGGCGTTCAGTTGGCCTACCGGGTTCGGCCCGCCCTCGGACTTCGAGCGCGGGGTGCGCGCGACACTTCACGAATTCGGCTACGAACTGCATCCGAAGAAAGGGTGGCACGTGCATCGTCGGGGTGACGAGCCGGAGGTAACAGGGGCGGTCCTGACTCGTTCCGGGGGCGTGCGCCTGCCGGCCCGCATCCGGCAAATGATGCGGGCGTTGGCTCGCCGCGCGACCTCGGCCGACACCGAGCGATTGAAAGGTTACCGCGGATACGCAGCGATGATCGCTACGCGCCCGCGCCGCCGCGGGTAA